A single Augochlora pura isolate Apur16 chromosome 2, APUR_v2.2.1, whole genome shotgun sequence DNA region contains:
- the LOC144478314 gene encoding uncharacterized protein LOC144478314 gives MAQWISFVLLVVAATIAVTESRVIPAEPVSVMLDPYGNPIVFLREKRTPVQPYPQRAMMFSGYYRPVRRSNPGSQATGVFAQGNAVSGEAFIGGMQAPHLNRGPEPIEESEVSSAEAQASPAEPEESYNEEEQTPVQQEDQYQPELHHRQDGHYPQQEQHPLQEEYPVEEDQDRHKQGTLPPQEQPQPEHSPAFTTEATPASPVNEPVAPTAEAPARPKVHRAKKPKKPPVVVEEDDEEDEEDDEEDVSVPFVPFKGNRRRQNYPNLNNYFPMVFSFPGASTRQGSSGSPPGAVTAIANSYSTGKGGVASSILRDVCHTTPLLHCL, from the exons ATGGCGCAGTGGATCAGCttcgtcctcctcgtcgtcgcggcgacgatcgCGGTCACGGAGTCCAGGGTTATCCCTGCTGAACCCG TTTCAGTGATGCTGGATCCTTACGGCAACCCCATAGTCTTCCTGCGAGAGAAGAGGACGCCCGTGCAGCCTTATCCTCAGAGAGCGATGATGTTCAGCGGATACTACAGGCCGGTGCGACGATCGAATCCTGGTAGCCAAGCGACAGGAGTGTTCGCGCAGGGTAACGCCGTCAGCGGCGAAGCATTTATCGGCGGGATGCAGGCGCCGCACTTGAACAGGGGCCCGGAACCGATCGAGGAGTCGGAGGTCTCGAGCGCCGAGGCCCAAGCGTCGCCTGCCGAGCCCGAAGAGTCCTACAACGAGGAGGAACAGACACCGGTGCAGCAAGAGGACCAATACCAGCCCGAACTGCATCACCGTCAGGATGGACACTATCCTCAACAAGAGCAACATCCTCTGCAAGAGGAGTACCCTGTGGAAGAGGATCAGGATCGTCACAAGCAGGGAACTCTTCCTCCTCAG GAGCAACCGCAGCCCGAGCATTCGCCAGCGTTCACCACCGAGGCAACTCCAGCGAGTCCGGTCAACGAACCCGTCGCTCCTACCGCCGAGGCTCCGGCGAGGCCCAAGGTGCACCGTGCGAAGAAACCCAAGAAGCCACCGGTAGTAGTCGAAGAGGACGACGAGGAAGACGAAGAGGATGACGAGGAAGACGTGTCCGTTCCGTTCGTGCCGTTCAAGGGCAACCGTCGCCGACAGAACTATCCGAATTTGAACAACTACTTCCCCATGGTGTTCAGCTTCCCTGGCGCGTCCACGCGACAAGGATCCTCTGGATCTCCCCCAGGAGCTGTGACCGCGATCGCCAACAGTTACTCCACCGGTAAAGGAGGAGTCGCCAGTTCG ATCCTCAGAGACGTCTGCCACACTACTCCACTACTCCACTGCCTGTAA
- the LOC144477912 gene encoding uncharacterized protein LOC144477912, with product MVNIVPIVFAAIIAVAYGYPANVEQGVMLTRLAREALPDPGHHHRGYGYGGYGHGGFGGYGGYGGYGGYGGHGGYGHGGYGGYPGGYGGGVSGSSAHAGSISSPFGSASFASAKAGSAGFGR from the exons ATGGTGAACATCGTTCCGATCGTTTTCGCCGCGATCATCGCCGTCGCCTACGGTTATCCGGCCAACGTGGAACAAG GTGTGATGCTAACTAGATTAGCCAGAGAAGCGCTGCCAGACCCGGGCCACCATCATCGCGGCTACGGCTACGGTGGATACGGGCACGGCGGTTTCGGAGGTTACGGAGGCTACGGTGGATACGGTGGATACGGTGGTCACGGTGGATACGGTCACGGCGGCTACGGTGGATATCCTGGCGGTTATGGCGGCGGTGTTTCCGGAAGTTCTGCTCATGCGGGCTCCATCAGCTCGCCTTTCGGATCCGCTTCCTTCGCCAGCGCCAAGGCTGG ATCCGCTGGATTCGGCCGATGA